In one Brassica oleracea var. oleracea cultivar TO1000 chromosome C9, BOL, whole genome shotgun sequence genomic region, the following are encoded:
- the LOC106319355 gene encoding uncharacterized protein At5g39865-like, protein MADKTKSSSSFFNRSLTIHGHRTTDSTPKSHSLNPSLNRTTSITKFYNPVETSLKGKVKNLCRLFEGSKSSAKPTDPPQKHKSNKSVLSESRLSPFLSLNNSVIRLPGTEDRIVVYFTSLRGIRRTYEDCYSVRMIFRGFRVWIDERDVSMDSAYKKELQIAMGEKSSVSLPQVFIMGKHVGGADVVKSLFEIGELAKILKLFPVREPGFVCRCCGDARFIPCSNCSGSKKLYDEDEDRHKRCPECNENGLIRCPDCSS, encoded by the coding sequence ATGGCAGATAAGACGAAATCGTCCTCCTCCTTCTTCAACAGGTCGCTTACAATCCACGGCCACAGAACAACGGATTCAACCCCCAAATCACACAGCCTCAATCCTTCTCTCAACCGAACCACCTCCATAACCAAATTCTACAACCCCGTCGAAACCTCTCTCAAAGGAAAAGTCAAGAACCTCTGCAGACTATTCGAAGGCTCCAAATCCTCCGCCAAACCAACCGATCCTCCTCAGAAGCATAAATCAAACAAATCGGTTCTATCCGAATCGCGGTTATCCCCGTTTCTGAGCTTAAACAACTCCGTGATCCGTCTCCCCGGGACGGAGGACAGGATCGTGGTGTATTTCACCAGCTTGAGAGGGATCAGGCGGACGTACGAGGATTGCTACTCCGTGAGGATGATCTTCAGAGGGTTTAGGGTTTGGATCGACGAGCGCGACGTTTCGATGGACTCTGCTTACAAGAAGGAGCTTCAGATCGCGATGGGGGAGAAGAGTAGCGTGTCGCTGCCTCAGGTTTTTATAATGGGGAAGCATGTTGGTGGTGCTGACGTGGTCAAGAGCTTGTTCGAGATTGGTGAGCTAGCGAAGATCCTCAAGCTGTTTCCCGTGAGGGAGCCGGGGTTTGTGTGTCGTTGTTGTGGGGACGCTAGGTTCATTCCGTGTTCGAATTGTAGTGGGAGTAAGAAACTGTATGATGAGGATGAAGATAGGCACAAGAGGTGTCCCGAGTGTAATGAGAATGGGTTGATACGGTGTCCTGATTGCTCCTCTTGA